The segment TAGCAAAGGCTGGAAGAATAATATGATTAAGCCCCTTTTCTATATGTTATAATAgatactaataaataaaaaaaaggcaagTAACAACTGAAACCAAATTAAACAATTcatttttgaatgattatgGTAGAGATAAGGACAGCTTCACAGCTTCACCTGTGGATtgttaaaatataaacttttaaataaggTTTGAGAAgctgaagaaaaacacaaaatcagaaaAACTCTGCATATAATATAATGCTTTTCCTTTTGAGTCGacaaataaaaatctaaatgaGAGAatgacagagagagagaatgtttgACTTGatctataatttcttttttttccttgggaGTTGTTCATCGTTAAAGTACAACCAAATTGTCAAGTATTAATGATAGATTTCACAAAATGCAGTACTGGAGTGGGGTAGGAGAACCTCAAAGATCCTATAGGCCCTTCAATTATGACAATTTCTATATCATTCATAGCTAATTTGCCATGcacttgaaatttgaaaatactTAGTTTCAAGTTCAGGGCCTACGTTATTCTTAATTCGTGCACCTCTCTTTTCAACCTATGTTTATATCATAAGCTTACCTTTTTCCTACACCTACAAAGCTGCAGCAAAGAgcactaagttttttttttttttttttttttttttttttttggttgaaaaaaaaaaagtggcactTTGTTTATGGCTTGTGCAATAAATGCAAGACCACGTTTTGCTTTAAGAAAATACCAGAAAAGATAAGTAAGAAACAAAATGAAGCATGTTAAAACttggaaaaattaatttgatgaatttttatgcACAGAATAGGGTGAATTAGTTCTGTTAATCTTTGTTTCCTATACATAAAAGATAGAATCAAAACTATCAGCTTTCAGATTGCAGTTTTATCCTTAACCTTTCTCTGTTAATTATTTTCAGTAATTCAGGTATGGTTTCCGGGGTCTAAATTATCTTGATGCTAATTGACACTCAATACCAAAATTTGTCACCATGGTTTGATTCGCTACAGTGACAATGGACTAAATGCAAACTTTACTTACTTTGATAAAAGCTTGGATGATGAAATGAAATTGTGACTTTAgatatttattttacatataacAATGCGTGTTCATATTTATAGGCTTGTTCTTGATATTTGGTATTCCCTACTGTGTACTTTGCTTGTTTTTTTTGCTCCTTTGGAAAGCCAAAGAGGTTATTTCTGGGACTTGTTGAAAAAACATTAGACCAAGGTGTTGTTTTCCATTTGCATAGTGTAATATGGAGATGCATAActtcttataatatatatatatatatatatatatatatatgtatatattttccCTTATTAGATAAGTGAATCCAATGGGAGTTGGTAGGGGATATTTGAACCGTTGACCTCTTCCATGATTCTTATTGAAAGTTTAGCGTATAAAAGACCTATCATTTCCCACTTCCTTATCTTTCCTTACTCCACAGTTATGTTTCAAGGAAGTTAAATGGATAATTGTTCTGAAACATCTGCATAGCCATTAACTGGCCTAACTTCTATCGATTTATGACATACATGTCATCTTTCTTTTGGTAAtgcttatattatattttaaaatcccCTTAAACCATCAGTTTTTCCCCCATTCAGTTTTGCTATATGTACACTTTTATCCAACCAACTCTTTTGAAGAATCTATACTTGATTTAGCTAAGATAACAGtgaattatataatatataattaaatgtaATCATTTACTACATTGATTCTTTACTTTGAGGCCATTGTTAGTTTTATGCTTCTGTAATCAGATTCTTTGGGCCGCACCACAAAGTAGGAAGTTCATCACAAAGTGAATGAATCAGATAACAGCTTAGGGGCTGGTGATAAGTTTCCTGTAACGAGATTCAAGCCACATACATGGACCCTGACCTGTTTGCTGTGGAAAAGGAAAAGTATCTTGCTTCTCTGTGTGAGGTGCATGATTCCTCAGATCCGTGGTACTTCTGGATGATTATGCTCAAGAATGGAAACTTTGAGAAAAATACTACCCTTTGTCCTGAGAATGGCAAGAATGTCGGTAAAATCATAACAAAGCGAAATTTTCCATGCTTCGGTGAGGGGTATATGAATCAACCACTTGTATACCATAATTATACAAGATTGGTTTCTTCAGGGGACCAAATAGAGTCTTTAACAGGAGGATTTTATGGAACATATGACCTTGATGCCAATTTAAGCAAAGGTGTAGGAAATAAATCATACTTCTCGGTCACATGGCAGAAGAATTTGAGCACAGGAAGTTGGGTTTTCTCATAAAGATTAACATCTTCAAAGTATCCTTGGCTTATGTTGTATCTACGTGCAGATGCAACTGAAGGATTTAATGGAGGTTATCACTACAGTGGCCGTGGAATCATAAGAAAGGTTTATTCCttgtcttcacttgtttcttgctAGCAGGAAAAATTTGTTCTCTAAACACATTGTCTCTATAAATGAATTCTTACTGATCACACTACCCTTGAGAGAAATTAGAATGTCAGTTGAGTTGAAATTTATGTATCTCAATGTATAacaagtaaattaataattcataaaatttagATGATCTCTCTTAAACTCAATGAATCCTTAATCCAACTAATTCGGGTTGGCTAGATGCTCTCTCTACTTTTTGTTGATCAAGGTTTTATGATCTGCTGTAATTGACACTTTTACTAGTTCATTATATTCTAGGgttaatgaatttgtcttttggGATATTATTTTTAGTTGCTAGAATCTCCAAACTTCAAGGTAAAGGTGACACTTGATGTCAAACAAGGAGGAGGGCCCAACAGTCAATTTTATCTTCTTGATATAGGAAGCTGTTGGAAGAACAATGGAGATCCATGTGATGGTGATGTTCTGACAGATGTGACTAGATACAGCGAAATGATAATAAATCCAGCTACTACAAGCTGGTGCTGTGCTGATAACCTGGTCTCCTGCCCGCCTTACCATGTTAGTCGTACTGGTGAGAAAATATACAGAAATGAGACATCTCAGTTTCCGTATTCTTCTTATCATCTCTACTGCAGCCCAGGAAATGCCAATTATCTGGAGGAACCATATGATATCTATGATCCATATAGCAATCCACAGGCACAGGAACTGGTGCAAATTCTGCCACATCCTGAATGGGCTGTGCATGGATATCCTGAAAAGCAAGGAGATGGATGGTTTGGAGACTTTAGCACTTGGGTGCTTGATGTGGGTGCTCTCCCTAGTCGATTATACTTCTACCAGGTAATTATGATATTTTTAGTAACTTAGCCATTATCAAATTTGTTATGGAAACCTGGTtgaaatcacacacacacacaaaggaatGATATGTGAACGTGGACACATAAAATTTGGCTAATTGCTAAGTTCACGTTCATAGTAAATGGATGTTTGTGTGCTATGCATCTAGgtgcaatcaaaatttttatcatCTACTTCTTTGCATAGAAAATTCAACTAATTATAACTCCTTACTGCTAACTGTAAGTTTCCATATGTTATCTTTGAGGTGAGACTCCCTAGAGGCCTCATGAGACTTAAGAATTTTCAGGTCTTCCTCTTATCTCCTGTCTGATCTTCTCTTACTTATTCTTAATTTCTCCACTACTGTGCAAACTTGTCATGCATCCGTATTTGTCCTTTATCCCATATTCATCCTTGAGGTGCTACAGCTTTGTCCAAAAATTCTAACCCTAACTCTGTGCAACTTTCAGTCTTCAGATTGGATACAATTGAAAAATATCATAGGTTTGTTTTGGATTTATCATTTATCTAGACTTGCTCCCAGCATCCTGAAGGACCTGAACCCATTATAATTCACAGCAATTGCTTCCCTAATTCACATTAGTGAACTTTGGTAGTTTAGTCTACCTTAACTTGATTAGTGCTGTTGAGTTTGTCCCTCTGCTTCAAGATGGACAATATAGTTATAGGGCACTAATGGGAAACATATTACCATTGCCCAGGATCCAGGAACTGAACCAGCAAGGCGTGTATGGTCTTCAATTAATGTTGGTACAGAGATATATGTTAGCAGCACAGGGGTGACTGCAGAATGGTCTGTCAGTGATTTTGATATACTTGTTCCTGAAGATGTTGCTAGCTCTGGTGTTAGCTTTGACTGATCTTTGAACAGTATATTCACCTTTTCATTTAgtaaagaataagtaaatagaGTAAGTAGAACCCATTACACTTCTACTTAAACCACGTTATCATGTCAGCAATAGATTcaacacacatacacatgaTAAGTGTTGTGTATATGTTCTCTTAAATCCAGATAATCCTCCTGACTTTCTTCGCTTTTCAACTATAAACATTGGAGCTAGCCTTTTGGTACCAATTGTCAATCATAAATAACTTTTCTTAGACTCCTCTTGGTTGCCAAGAAACTGAGGAAATGATATTTGCTAAtcatgtgtatgtgtataaTTCCATTTGTAAACTCCACTTGTGTTTGTGCTTAATGtaacatttttcattattttgtacaCAACCAGTCTCAATCTTAGATGTATAAGGTTGACAGCTAGCTTGTATTTTAGTCACTTTATTATGAGCAAATAAGCCTACATGCCCTAAATATGGATAATATCACAAGTAATTGAGTAGCCACTTATAATGGTTTGACACAGACCTTATGTAGGCGAAAGAGTATAAAGGAGACTGGGTCCTTTGTAGCTAAAGCTTAAGGCAAAATCCTATACGCATAGTTGTCAATTTAAGTAAAGAATCATTGCTTGTAATAGCCATATTATGCTTCAAAATCATGATTAGTCTGGCACAGCAGCAGATCAGCACCAACAATATTATCACTAGAAGAGAATAGCCACttcaaaattatttagataTATCAAATCTTTTTGTTGCACTTGTACAGTACAatgaaaacactaaaaacaaGAAAGGAATTACATAGGGCAATGTTTTTGGACAATTTATTTTCACTCTCCTTGTTGAAAACCTAAGCAATTTCTTCAAGGAATGGATAATCAGTGTATCCAAGGATAGGGTCAGAGGTGTAGAATGTGTCTCTGTTGTACTTGTTGAGTGGAGCATTGAGCTTAAATCTCTTAGGCAAATCTGGATTGGCTAGAAAATGACGACCATAAGCAACAAGATCTGCATGGTTTTCAGCAATAGCTTTGTTCCCATCTTCCCTGTCATAACCCCCAGCAACAATAAAGTTACCCTTAAAAGCCTCTCTCATTAGCACAAGACCATGGGGACTTACACTCTTTTCTCTAGCTGTGTTCATTCTTGGCTCAACCATGTGGCAATAAAGAATCTCATATTTGTTTAAGGATTCAGCCATGTAAAGGCCCAAAGCTACTGGATTTGAGTCTCCAGATTGCACGTAGTCTGCAAAAGGAGATAGCCTTATTCCAACCCTGTCTGCTCCTATCTCATTAGAAACAGCTTCAACTATTTCCAGAGCAAACCGGCAACGATTTTCAAGGGATCCACCATATTGATCTGTTCGATCATTCACTTGATCTTTCATAAATTGGTCAATTAGGTAACCATGAGCCCCATGGATCTCTATTCCATCAAAGCCTGTGTATAAAACAAATAATGACATTTTAATGAAGGGAATATGTAATAACAAAGGTAACCATGAGCCCCATTGTTCTTTCAGTTTTCTTTCATAAAGTACAAAGTACATTCCTTCACTCCCTCGTACATTTGACCAATCAAATATCTTTTATCTTATATAAACACATGAAAAGAACTTACCAGCTTCAATAGCATTCCTTGCAGCAAGCCTAAAATCATTGACAATTTGAGGAATTTCCTCTATCCTTAGCCACCTTGGGGGAGTGAAGTCTGCAACGTCAATTCCATTAGCTTTAATTTGCGGGGTCAAAGGCCTGTTAGAGGAAGAAATTGGGGCTTGACCATTTGGCTGAAAACCTGTAGacatcaaaataaagaaaaataaatatccaAATAATTCAAATGAGTTTGATAAGACATCATCAATCACCACTTAAAGAATTAGAAAAAATGAGAGTTATGATCTGTTAAGTTATTTAGAAAatgatctttcttttctttgcaaagatttctttttttcttaaaaaaaaaacatttatctGGAGAAGTAATTGACAAGaccattattgatttaaaaaatcacaaaaaataataataataataataagatgcAAAATTAATGCTTCTTTTGGATCAAGAAGGCATAATAGCTCCATTATGTATTTCACTTGATTGTACAGTACAAGGATGGGGTTCCATAGATATAGGACTCAATAATGATTTTGACAATTGATTTAGAGCAAGTGGTGTCTGCATATCTAAAACAGCAAGTACAAAGATTTTGAAAGACCAACCAACTAAAAGAACCATGCTTTTGAAAAGTGATATGCAACCATCCTCTCTGACCTTTTCTACTGAAATGACTAAATAACATTCTATTCAATGGTGATACAAAAATGCCTTTTTAGCTGAAATAACAACATCATTAGCTTTTTGTCCAACCACCTCCACTGATTCGATTTCTTTAAAGCAGTGGGTGTCACCTTATTCGTATCCTAAAAACAAAATGACATTAACATATCACACTTATAATGGAGGATGCCCCTTCCACTGAGGCAATTATCATCATAAAAGGCCCCCTGAAATAAAAAATCCATTTATAGTAGAGAagataatgcaaaaaataacaCCACTACAATGATAGAtcaatagttttttaaaataattatattgttgcataaattttccttttactCCGTCAATCCAACAATGATCATCACTTTTGCTTATTTTACTCTCTAAAATGATAGTTAAGCCAATTGATGCTCTTCCTCAAAAAGTATGCTTCTTTTCAAATGTGACACTCATTTTGTAGGGAATAGCATTCTACAGCACCAACGCATGGTAATTTCAGCAGTCAATCAAAACTTCCATCTAATTTGATCTTTACCAAATAGGTTCATATGCAATACTTCCTTTAGGATCAACAGCAATCAATAGTTGAGTAGCACAATGTGACAATGTGGTATAGAAAACCCAAATCTACTCAATTCATGAATCATTTACCATAAAGTCTTTGTAATTTAGCATATTACAAAACATTCAACTCTCTCCATCCATTACAAAAGTTCAATTGTCAACAAGCAATAAAAGAATCCTAAGAAGGTTTGTCAGTCAAAGACAAACCTTGATTTGAAACCCTCCCCACATGCCAAATTTGACAAAAGAAAACTCCACCTTTGGCATGAACAGCATCTACGATGGGTTTCCATGCTTCAACTTGCTCTTTTGTCCATATACCAGGTGTGTCTGGATACCTTTACGATAGCAAAGAAACCTAAGaagtcataaaaattttcaaggcAAGAAAGGGAACCCTCAAAATGGAGATTGTCAATCAGTGTGAAACATGGTAAGAAATTGATTACCCTTGAGCAGTGTCAGAAACTCCAGTGGCTTCAGTTATTAGTAGACCACCTTTGGAGGTTCTTTGAGAATAATATAAGATAGCATGTGGCTGAGGAACATTGCCATAAGATCTCTGTCTGGTCAATGGTGCCAAAACAACCCtgaaaatacaaattaaatgataaattgAGTAGATCCAGTAAGAAATCTTTCTAACTGAAGAAAGTAGTACCCTATAAGAATCAAATATATATTGCCCGTAGCAAAGGCTGGAAGAATAATATGATTAAGCCCCTTTTCTATATGTTATAATAGATactaataagtaaaaaaaggcaaataacaactgaaaccaaatcaaacaattcatttttttttttttttagagtttgttCATCGTTAAAGTGTACAACCATATTGTCATGTATTAAAGATAAATTTCACAAAATGCAGTACTTGAGTGGGGGAGGAGAACCTCAAAGATTCTATAGGTCCTTCAACTATCACAAATTATCTATCATTCATAGATAATTTGCTATGcacttgaaatttgaaaatacaTAGTTTCAAGTTCAGGGCCTatgttgtttttaatttgtGTATGTCCCTTTTCAACCTATGTCTACATCAAAAGCTTACGCTTTTCCAATACCAACAAAGCTGCAGCAAAGAGCACTAAGTTTACGAATGTTTGCAAACATAAAACTTAACAACTCTAATGAGAGCATTTTGGAAAGAACGTAAGTATATCTTTGTGTAGTATGAACTTCGAACGTGGCTGCTTCATGACATTTCAACCCTTATTGTATCCAAACCTAGCCTAGGCTTAGTGTAAAATAAGTTAAGTAAGAAACAAAATGAAGTATGAAAATGGAGAAGGAGATATTACAGATGAATGATGAAATAGTAAAAGCTTGGACCAaataatttgatgaatttttatggACAGAATAAGGTGATTAGTTCTGTTAATTACATGTAGGTCCTAGATTATCAAATGAGAACATAGAGCATTTCAAGAATGACTTGGGAACTGTTCTAGGATATAGAGGAGAGAGCCAAATTGGATTACTTTTCACCATACAGAATTTGTGGCCATACTTATCAACATAACACTGATAAATAGATGGATTTCATCCAGCCTCCCCAGCCCCAAAAAAGTCAGAACAAAATTGTTGAGAAATGATTTTATAACTATAGATTGATATCTTATATAATCAAAGCAACTGTAAATAGATGTAAGCACTCTCAATGTCATGATGAAGCTACAAATACATTACTTAGGAGGTTCTGAAAACACAGAACCCTGACAGCCAAGGTGATCAGATACCTTAATCTGCAAATCTAAAACCAATTTACACAATAGAGATGATTTACAAAATCCAGATAAACCAAATGACAGATTTATTGTCCTTTTGAGATCAAAGGAAAAAGTCATCACTaacaactcattaaatgagTAGAGCTCAGCAAGACAGCTAATGCAGTTCCAAGGAAGTTCATCAATCttaacattataaaaaaattagcagAAGTCTCACACTTTTAGCAGATTAATATAGagaattcctaaaaaaaatgtgtCATTTCTTGGttaaacacaaaacaaacacagaTGTGAACTGACAAGAAAATGCTCAAAAGGGCAAGTGTTATGTAACCGACATATATATTATCATAAACTACGAtttcttgaaagttgaaacctttGTAAATAAAACAATTCATTATCCCAACTGGGATATGTCACaaacaccctttttttttacaaaaccaaagtaaaaaaaagaaaaccaataacataatttcatccaaaaaagaccccaaaaaaaaaaaaaattcaaaacccatcACACATATTAACAATTCAGATcatactaaacaaaaaaaaaaaaaaaaaaaaaaaaacaaaaacaaaaaaagtactTTGCAGGGTGTGTTGGTATACCAACGGGAAAGGTTGAACTTGCCCAGTTTGCAAGGAGTAAGAAGAGGAATGGTGGCAGCTTCAGCAGCCATTTATAATGATTCTATTCTATTCTTTCCTGTTGAATGCTAGTACCTTGCTTCTGTTCCTGATTTCAGACAAAAGTGGGAATGAAATGCTTGTTACACAAATGGGTAtttatagaaatgaaaaaacattaAAGATTTGTGTCAAAAAAGTCTTCCAATAATGCAGTCCAAAATGTTATTCTATTCAAATCccaaaaaattacttaattatACGATACAATTTTACAATCTTCCAGCATTCAAACTTTTATTTGCAAATACAAcaagttaaaatattatttttatacaataaaataatatatcacaaaacccaaataaaaacaaaaacccaaaaccccacGTCACCTCTGCAACCACctgctaccaccaccaccaccacgaaGAACATACCCAAACTGTTGTTTTCTTGAAACTCCAGCCACAAACTCTGGCAacccacaaaatcaaaatcaaaatcaaaccaaaccacGGCAATCCCCAActccaccaccatgaacccacaaaaaaaatccatcccaaaatcaaatcaaaccaataGCAAAATGCCATACCCAATTCCTTTAAGCACCggtcacagccaaaaaaaaaaaaaaaaaccctacccAGAACTCAGAGAAGACGATCCACGGAGAAGACGAGAAGCTTGGCGTTGGCAGCGATggcgagagagagaaaggatgagagagaagagagaggcttGGTCAGGTGGCTTGTGGTGGCCTTGACGGTGGCTTGCGGTGGGGCCTGTGACAGTGGATCCAGCCATGGTGGCTTGGTGATGGCGTTCATGTCCACCATGGTTTTGGGTCTGAAGAGAAGAGAACAAacaagagtgaagaagaaaagagagagaatgagagaggaaagagagaaaagaatcagagataatataataataatttttaattatacaatCTTGTTACAGTACTATCCTAAAAATAGGATGATACTAtattaatattgtaaaatttttaacaatcgGCACATTTTGCAAGTTGGCCTGGAACAGTATTTTAAAGTTGTGACGGTAAAATACATCAATATATACAGTATAGCATTTGGGCTGCAGATGCTCTTGGACAACGAAGTTTGCTTTAAAAAGGTGTTCATAACTTTTCTCACAGTGCCTGATGTCTGTGGTGACGTTTGGAACTACGTGGTTGTGGATGGGAATGGGTCTACAGATTCTAAATAAGTTTGGAATGTGCATTGGTCGAGTTGAATGGACTTTTTGACTAAATTCATTATggtaggttaaaaaaaaatttaacccaattcAACCCAATCCATATGAGTTGGGTTGGATTAGGTTGAACTCATGaattagacaattttttttaatactattattattaaattgagctgAAAAAAATACATCACATTTACCATCTGagttgaaatataaaatatacattaatatataaactaatattccaatttagttgtaaacaaaatatgtttaagtATTCaactgagttgataaacaaaatataaatgaactaatatTCTAATTCACTTATAAACAAAGTATACATGAGTTCCTATctcagttataaacaaaatatatctaaaatttttaatttttttattaattatataatatatttgaatatgtattaaaagaacaaataggattttatattatatatgatagtaGGAATCGAGGAAGTGCTCTACAgctggtttttttaaaaatttattaaatatataatatatttgaaacatatattaaaatatgggtgggtcgggtcgggtttggcgagtttgtaattttatgacccaaacctaACCCGACCCgctattaaaaatttttttgtaatctaatccaacccaccaagccctaaaaactgacccaaccaggcgggttgggttgggttgggtttggcagGTTGGCGAGTTTTCTACATACCCCTAGAATAAGTCTAGTGCCACATAAAgtggcacaataaatgtcacAACTAGATTATGTGATGAattgtggttggtggagggaTAGTTGTGGGTCCATATGGAGACACCCTTTTACCAACCACAACTTTCCACATAGGCGAATTGTGGCATTTATTGTGCCACATTATGTGGCACAAGACTTATTCACAGATTCTACGCTATACATTGAACCCTCAAGAAAAGTTTGGCCCCCAGTGTGAGAAAGTATACCATGTTTCGGTAATACCAACTCAATATCTGTTTTGATATTTCCTacccaataaatgagtgacaccTATTTCAAAAAGCCACATCACCACttaaagggggagaaagtttaCCATGTTTTAGAAATCATTCATCACCACttaaaagaattagaaaaatgAGAGTTATGATCCGATAAATTACTTTGAAAAAGATGTTTCTACacaaagatttaatttttatttaaaaaaaattatctaaagaAGTAATTGACAAGACCTTCATTgatttgaaaaccaaaaaaaaaaaaaatagatagagACAAAATTAATACTTCTTTTGGATCATGAAGGTATAATAGCTCCATTATGTATTTCACATGATTGTACAGTAAGGATGGGGCTCCATAAATATTCCACTCCAAAAAAGGAAATTTCAAGATCTTattacatttaataaaaaaaaaaaaaagaaggaaagctCATGATCTTAGGGCTGTCTAACACGCCAAAAAGTGGTGGTTGGTTGTCTGTGACTACCATAGATATAGGACTCAATAATGATTTTGACAACTGATTTAGAGCAAGTGGTGTCTGCATGCCTAAAAAAAACCTACGAAGATTTTGAAAGACCAACCAACTGAAAGAACCATGCTTTTGAAAAAGTGGCATGCAGCCACCACTCTAACCTTTTCTACTGAAATGACTAAATAATATTCTATTCAATGGTGACATAAAACATCCTTTTTAGCTAAAATGGCAACAACATTAGCTTTTTGTCCAACTAACCATGGTGATTTGATTATGTTAAAGCATTGGGTGTCACCTTATTCGTatcctaaaaacaaaactacaTTAACATATTGGACTTATAATAGAAGATGCCCCTTCCACTGAGGCAATGATCATCATAAAAGCCCCcctagtaattaaaaaaaaaaccacttacTGTAGAGAAGATAAtgcaacaaaataattatattgttgCATAAATTTCCTTTACTCCCTCAATCCAACAATGATCATCACTTTTGTTAATTTTACTTTCTCCAAAATGAGAGTCAATCCAAATAATGCTCTTCCTCAAAAAGTATGTTTCTATTTCAAATGTGACACTTATTATGCAGGGAATAGCATTCTACAGTACCAACGAATGGTTATTTCAGCAGTCAATAAAAACTTCCATCCAATTTGATTCTCTaccaaataggttcacatgcaATACTTCCTTTAGGATCAACAGCAATCAATGGTTAAATAGCACAATCTGGTATAGAAAACCCAAATCTACTCAATTCATGAATCATTTACCACATAGTCTTTATAATTTAGCATATTACAAAACATTCAACTCTCTCCATCCATTACAAAAGTTTAATTGTCAACAAGCAATATTAGAAGAGAAGATATAAAGGTGGTCTCAGTCAAAGACAAATCTTGCTTTGAAACCCTCCCCGTATGCCAAATTTGACAAAAGAAAACTCCACCTTTGGCATGAATAGCATCTACAATGGGTATCCAGGCTTCAACTTGCTATTTTGTCCATATACcaagtgtgtttggatacctTTACAATAACAAAGAAACCTAAGAAGTCATAAAAATTTTCGAGGCAAGAAAGGGAACCCTCAAAATGGAGATTGCCTTTCAGTGTGAAACATGGTAAGAAATTGATTACCCTTTAACAGAAAACAGAGTGTAACAAACACAGTGAAgctagagagaaagagagagagagagagaaagaaagagaatcaaGTTTAGAAGCTCTGAGAATTTCTGAAAAATTGAATATGACAAATAGTTacagaaaaattatatatagcctaaagaattaagaaaattatcTAACCACCTCTAAACCACTTCCTAATTACACGGATCAACTTCACACCATCTGATCATTACAACAAACCACTAATCATCACCTTACACATGTTAATACAAATAAACTAACTACACTACAACAGAAAAGCTACATGTaaactaattatattgttaCAAAAAGCTACAGGTCGTATTTGTAGCTGAGGCAATTGTCGTTTAATGACAAAACACAAGAATACTCTGCCCCAATGCTCTGCCTCTCTGCCTATTCTGATATCTCATCTTGATATGCTTTCATTTACCTTCAAACTTTGACACCCTTGAGCAGTGTCAAAAGCTCCAATGGCTTCAGCTATCAGTAGACCACCTTTGGAGGTTCTCTGAGAATAATATAAGATAGCATGTGGCTAAGGAACATTGCCATAAGATCTTTG is part of the Quercus robur chromosome 9, dhQueRobu3.1, whole genome shotgun sequence genome and harbors:
- the LOC126699247 gene encoding 12-oxophytodienoate reductase 2-like isoform X10 codes for the protein MAAEAPTIPLLTPYKLGKFNLSHRVVLAPLTRQRSYGNVPQPHAILYYSQRTSKGGLLITEATGVSDTAQGYPDTPGIWTKEQVEAWKPIVDAVHAKGGVFFCQIWHVGRVSNQGFQPNGQAPISSSNRPLTPQIKANGIDVADFTPPRWLRIEEIPQIVNDFRLAARNAIEAGFDGIEIHGAHGYLIDQFMKDQVNDRTDQYGGSLENRCRFALEIVEAVSNEIGADRVGIRLSPFADYVQSGDSNPVALGLYMAESLNKYEILYCHMVEPRMNTAREKSVSPHGLVLMREAFKGNFIVAGGYDREDGNKAIAENHADLVAYGRHFLANPDLPKRFKLNAPLNKYNRETFYTSDPVLGYTDYPFLEDIA
- the LOC126699247 gene encoding 12-oxophytodienoate reductase 2-like isoform X18 — encoded protein: MAAEAPTIPLLTPYKLGKFNLSHRVVLAPLTRQRSYGNVPQPHAILYYSQRTSKGGLLITEATGVSDTAQGYPDTPGIWTKEQVEAWKPIVDAVHAKGFQPNGQAPISSSNRPLTPQIKANGIDVADFTPPRWLRIEEIPQIVNDFRLAARNAIEAGFDGIEIHGAHGYLIDQFMKDQVNDRTDQYGGSLENRCRFALEIVEAVSNEIGADRVGIRLSPFADYVQSGDSNPVALGLYMAESLNKYEILYCHMVEPRMNTAREKSVSPHGLVLMREAFKGNFIVAGGYDREDGNKAIAENHADLVAYGRHFLANPDLPKRFKLNAPLNKYNRETFYTSDPVLGYTDYPFLEDIA
- the LOC126699247 gene encoding 12-oxophytodienoate reductase 2-like isoform X12, coding for MAAEAPTIPLLTPYKLGKFNLSHRVVLAPMGRQRSYGNVPQPHAILYYSQRTTKGGLLITEATGVSDTAQGYPDTPGIWTKEQVEAWKPIVDAVHAKGGVFFCQIWHVGRVSNQGFQPNGQAPISSSNRPLTPQIKANGIDVADFTPPRWLRIEEIPQIVNDFRLAARNAIEAGFDGIEIHGAHGYLIDQFMKDQVNDRTDQYGGSLENRCRFALEIVEAVSNEIGADRVGIRLSPFADYVQSGDSNPVALGLYMAESLNKYEILYCHMVEPRMNTAREKSVSPHGLVLMREAFKGNFIVAGGYDREDGNKAIAENHADLVAYGRHFLANPDLPKRFKLNAPLNKYNRETFYTSDPVLGYTDYPFLEDIA
- the LOC126699247 gene encoding 12-oxophytodienoate reductase 2-like isoform X11 codes for the protein MAAEAATIPLLTPCKLGKFNLSRWVVLAPLTRQRSYGNVPQPHAILYYSQRTSKGGLLITEATGVSDTAQGYPDTPGIWTKEQVEAWKPIVDAVHAKGGVFFCQIWHVGRVSNQGFQPNGQAPISSSNRPLTPQIKANGIDVADFTPPRWLRIEEIPQIVNDFRLAARNAIEAGFDGIEIHGAHGYLIDQFMKDQVNDRTDQYGGSLENRCRFALEIVEAVSNEIGADRVGIRLSPFADYVQSGDSNPVALGLYMAESLNKYEILYCHMVEPRMNTAREKSVSPHGLVLMREAFKGNFIVAGGYDREDGNKAIAENHADLVAYGRHFLANPDLPKRFKLNAPLNKYNRETFYTSDPVLGYTDYPFLEDIA